The Pasteurella multocida genome contains a region encoding:
- the recX gene encoding recombination regulator RecX: MSSPALNYVVGLLARREYSEFELRCKMQEKGFSEQEIDDTLAFCQQKNWQNDRRFTENYLTFRAQRGYGFARIKQELQQLKGISSTLISETEQTLAPDWQHHALTVLRKKFPQYAEITDLKLKQKVWRYMLSHGFKPDQFAHYVGHTEYEE; encoded by the coding sequence ATGTCTTCTCCCGCGTTAAATTATGTCGTTGGCTTATTAGCACGCCGTGAATACAGTGAGTTTGAACTTCGCTGTAAAATGCAAGAAAAAGGCTTTTCTGAACAAGAAATTGATGACACACTTGCCTTTTGCCAACAAAAAAACTGGCAAAATGATCGCCGTTTTACTGAAAACTATCTCACCTTTCGGGCACAGCGGGGTTATGGATTTGCCAGAATCAAACAAGAATTACAACAATTAAAAGGGATTTCCTCTACACTTATCAGTGAAACCGAACAAACATTGGCGCCAGATTGGCAGCACCATGCTTTAACCGTATTGAGAAAAAAATTCCCACAGTATGCCGAAATCACCGACTTAAAATTAAAACAAAAAGTCTGGCGTTATATGCTTTCACATGGTTTCAAGCCTGACCAATTTGCACATTATGTTGGGCATACAGAGTATGAAGAATAA
- a CDS encoding heme biosynthesis protein HemY, with protein sequence MFRVLFLMLVLLAGLIAGPYLSGKQGYVLIETNSYNIEMSITMLVVFFVIAMAVIYGIEVIVTRFCRLSSDTYHWFSRRKRAKAQKQTLEGLMRMNEGDYSKAEKLIGKNAKHSEEPILNFITAAEAAQQRGDEFSANRYLLEATELAGSDNLMVELARTRILLQQGKLPAARSSVDSLLVMTNRNKEVLKLAVDIYLKSKAYLALDKILDQIESAGLYTAQDFIQLQRQVENGLLDEKMNEEGVDGLLTWWNDQPRKRRHDLSVKIALIQRLIDCNDHETAYELTLEALKKVEDQSPENRLLCTQIARLQPEDNSKLIKLMEKRANKAIEGEHCCIYRALGYLYVRNNDLTQASQAFKHVVANKAQLEATDVNMAAYVFEQVGENALAQQVREESLKETMAVSSLTHSQPEEPPVLLESK encoded by the coding sequence ATGTTTAGAGTGCTATTTTTAATGCTGGTGTTACTAGCAGGCTTAATTGCAGGACCGTATTTATCGGGTAAACAAGGCTATGTCTTGATTGAAACGAACAGCTACAATATTGAAATGTCCATTACGATGTTAGTGGTGTTTTTTGTGATCGCCATGGCAGTAATTTATGGAATTGAAGTTATTGTGACGCGTTTTTGTCGTTTAAGTAGCGATACTTATCATTGGTTTTCTCGTCGTAAACGTGCCAAAGCACAAAAACAAACCCTCGAAGGGTTGATGCGCATGAATGAGGGCGATTATTCAAAAGCAGAGAAATTAATCGGGAAAAATGCGAAACATTCGGAAGAGCCGATCTTGAACTTCATTACTGCCGCAGAAGCGGCACAACAACGTGGTGATGAATTTTCCGCTAACCGTTATTTGTTAGAAGCAACGGAGTTAGCCGGGTCCGATAATTTAATGGTTGAGTTAGCGAGAACGCGAATTCTATTACAACAAGGAAAATTACCTGCTGCACGAAGTTCGGTTGATAGTTTGTTAGTGATGACGAACCGTAATAAAGAAGTACTCAAGCTAGCAGTCGACATTTATTTAAAATCAAAAGCGTATTTAGCTCTAGATAAGATACTTGACCAAATTGAAAGTGCGGGATTATATACAGCGCAAGATTTTATCCAATTGCAACGTCAAGTGGAAAATGGCTTATTAGATGAGAAAATGAACGAAGAAGGTGTAGATGGCTTATTGACTTGGTGGAATGATCAGCCACGTAAACGTCGTCATGATCTTTCAGTTAAAATTGCATTAATTCAGCGTTTAATTGATTGCAATGACCATGAAACTGCTTATGAATTGACACTGGAAGCTTTGAAGAAAGTGGAAGATCAAAGCCCAGAAAATCGTTTGTTGTGTACGCAAATTGCACGTTTGCAACCGGAAGATAATAGTAAGTTAATTAAACTGATGGAGAAAAGAGCAAATAAAGCCATAGAAGGTGAGCATTGCTGTATTTATCGCGCCTTGGGGTATTTATATGTGCGTAATAATGATCTTACCCAAGCTAGCCAAGCGTTCAAACATGTCGTTGCCAATAAAGCACAACTTGAAGCAACTGATGTCAATATGGCGGCCTATGTATTCGAACAAGTAGGGGAAAATGCTTTAGCGCAGCAAGTGCGTGAGGAAAGTTTAAAAGAAACGATGGCAGTTTCTTCACTTACACATTCTCAACCAGAAGAACCGCCGGTGCTTTTAGAAAGTAAATAA